Proteins encoded by one window of Deinococcus sp. Leaf326:
- a CDS encoding response regulator transcription factor, translating into MIRVCLVDDQTLVRLGLRRLLELAPDIEVVAEAGDGQEAVAVVCAIRPDVLLLDVRMPRLDGLGVLEALNIKGSLPPTLMLTTFNDDEALLRSRKAGARGFLLKDASLETLLDSIRTVARGETFSRPVLSEHVVAHLRQSQDADPEPEASPELSPRELELLRLMAGGYSNRELADLVQLKEGTVKNLVSSILFKLQARDRTRAVLRALELGIL; encoded by the coding sequence ATGATTCGGGTGTGTCTGGTTGATGATCAGACCCTTGTGCGACTAGGGCTGCGCCGACTACTCGAGCTTGCTCCAGATATAGAAGTCGTGGCGGAGGCTGGAGACGGCCAAGAGGCAGTCGCCGTAGTCTGCGCCATCCGCCCCGACGTTCTCCTCTTGGATGTGCGCATGCCGCGGCTTGACGGTTTGGGGGTTTTAGAGGCCTTGAATATCAAAGGTAGCTTACCGCCGACGCTGATGCTCACCACCTTTAATGACGACGAAGCGCTACTGCGCAGCCGGAAAGCTGGTGCTCGCGGCTTCCTGCTCAAGGACGCTTCACTCGAGACGTTGCTGGACAGTATTCGGACCGTAGCGAGGGGAGAAACCTTTTCACGACCTGTGCTGAGCGAGCATGTCGTGGCTCATCTTCGGCAATCCCAGGACGCAGATCCAGAACCGGAGGCGTCTCCAGAGCTCTCACCCAGAGAATTAGAATTGCTGCGCCTGATGGCTGGGGGGTACTCCAATCGGGAGCTGGCCGATCTGGTGCAACTTAAGGAAGGGACCGTTAAAAATCTTGTGTCCAGTATTCTCTTCAAGCTGCAAGCCCGAGACCGAACTCGCGCAGTCCTTCGGGCGCTTGAACTAGGGATTTTGTAA
- a CDS encoding sensor histidine kinase: MRIHTGTLLRWGGLLCWLTELLYISLDGADGQQALQRLTPLEYTVWLSLYLLFGTAYWWATRGTAVWMATGIAPLRQKRLWSCGVMTLSALGTNAIFSSKADLGVLLILIAALLPGLLPWRSTLGWIALQNVGLALVLQTQLSLGSALYTGVFMGIVQMLTALLIQMLGNERRARKSLAELNVNFQFTRAMLQQATREAERTRISRELHDSLGHHLTVLNMELELAAHLSGSEVQVSIERARVLNRLLLADVRESVNDLRGDAEDWKKLLYQVTSGIPGLQVHVDIPPICLTPPPCQAATLLRLTQEAVTNTLKHAQARNLWLSMQCTDCTLIIQIADDGHVHWPLITGNGLKGMQERMNELNGSLMLRPGPQGGLQVEAHFPLAGRL; encoded by the coding sequence GTGCGCATCCATACAGGAACCCTGCTGCGCTGGGGGGGGCTGCTTTGCTGGCTCACCGAGCTCCTCTACATCAGCTTGGATGGAGCAGACGGACAGCAAGCGCTCCAACGGCTCACACCGCTTGAGTACACTGTGTGGTTATCCCTCTATCTCCTCTTCGGCACTGCCTATTGGTGGGCGACTCGGGGAACAGCCGTCTGGATGGCTACTGGTATTGCACCACTACGGCAAAAACGCTTGTGGAGTTGCGGTGTGATGACCTTGAGTGCCCTAGGCACCAACGCCATCTTCTCCTCCAAGGCAGATCTGGGGGTATTGCTGATCCTTATCGCCGCCCTGCTTCCCGGCCTGTTGCCTTGGCGCTCCACCCTAGGCTGGATTGCTCTTCAGAACGTCGGGTTGGCTTTGGTACTCCAGACCCAGCTGTCTCTAGGGAGCGCCCTTTACACGGGTGTATTCATGGGCATTGTCCAGATGCTAACGGCACTTCTGATTCAGATGCTCGGCAACGAGCGTCGAGCCCGCAAGTCCTTGGCCGAATTGAATGTGAATTTTCAATTTACCCGCGCGATGCTGCAGCAGGCGACCCGCGAAGCAGAGCGCACCAGAATTTCGCGGGAGCTCCATGACTCGCTTGGACATCACCTCACCGTTCTCAACATGGAGTTGGAACTCGCAGCTCATCTCTCTGGTTCAGAGGTTCAGGTGTCTATTGAGCGGGCTAGGGTCCTGAATCGCCTGCTCTTGGCAGACGTCCGGGAGAGCGTGAATGACCTGCGAGGTGACGCTGAAGATTGGAAGAAGTTGCTTTATCAAGTCACCAGTGGTATTCCTGGGCTCCAAGTCCATGTCGATATTCCTCCCATCTGTCTGACGCCACCGCCCTGTCAAGCAGCCACACTCCTTCGTTTGACCCAAGAAGCAGTAACTAACACACTCAAACATGCCCAGGCCAGGAATCTCTGGTTGTCCATGCAGTGCACGGATTGCACATTGATTATTCAAATTGCGGACGATGGACATGTACATTGGCCACTCATCACGGGCAATGGTTTGAAAGGAATGCAGGAACGCATGAATGAGTTGAATGGCTCGCTGATGCTGAGGCCCGGACCTCAAGGAGGACTTCAAGTGGAAGCCCATTTCCCCTTAGCTGGAAGGCTATGA